Proteins from one Dermacentor variabilis isolate Ectoservices chromosome 1, ASM5094787v1, whole genome shotgun sequence genomic window:
- the LOC142570277 gene encoding uncharacterized protein LOC142570277 translates to MAEESSSEYTPLDLSMKGEATPSTSRDGTHGSSSTLGAYRTIADDALRYQGNTQHTPTIEETCNMDGVTDNGSSSCQHLGSIRSSDKAVPSPICAGMEVASANFGGGAPNAPGTAGTEQRELCGVCGNVYSRSDALQGQAEAHTDDTAHICKACDQLSVKKSKFVDHCRNRTEKKHKCETCGKEFHRAGHLAVHYRTHTDERPYKCETCGKQFHRTHHLDDHRRTHTHERPHKCQICNKSFRQSTHLNGHNRTHTGERPYKCQVCHKSFRQSNHLDVHYRTHTDERPYKCQICNKSFRRSAHLYGHNRTHTGERPYKCQVCHKSFRQSNQLDVHYRTHTDERPYKCKICDQSFRQSHHLNIHKRTHTGERP, encoded by the exons ATGGCTGAAGAAAGCAGCAGCGAATATACGCCTCTGGACTTAAGCATGAAGGGCGAAGCAACGCCAAGTACAAGCCGTGACGGTACCCACGGCTCTTCATCTACTTTGGGCGCCTACAGAAC gattgctgacgacgccttgcGCTACCAGGGGAACACGCAGCACACGCCGACGATCGAAGAGACTTGCAACATGGACG GTGTCACTGACAATGGCAGCTCAAGTTGCCAGCACCTGGGGTCCATCAGGAGCAGCGATAAGGCAGTGCCCAGCCCAATTTGCGCTGGCATGGAAGTAGCATCAGCCAATTTTGGAGGCGGCGCCCC GAATGCACCTGGAACCGCGGGAACGGAACAGCGAGAGTTGTGCGGTGTCTGTGGCAATGTTTACAGCAGGTCCGATGCTTTACAGGGGCAAGCAGAGGCACACACGGATGACACAGCCCACATTTGCAAAGCATGTGATCAATTGTCTGTGAAGAAGTCTAAATTTGTTGATCATTGCCGCAACCGTACTGAGAAAAAACACAAATGCGAAACCTGTGGTAAAGAATTCCACCGGGCAGGTCACCTAGCTGTACATTACCGCACGCACACAGATGAGAGACCCTACAAATGCGAAACCTGTGGTAAACAGTTCCACCGGACACATCACCTAGATGACCATAGGCGCACGCATACCCACGAGAGACCCCACAAATGCCAAATATGTAATAAATCGTTCAGGCAGTCTACTCATCTAAATGGCCATAATCGCACTCATACAGGCGAGAGACCTTACAAATGCCAAGTATGTCATAAATCATTCCGGCAGTCTAATCACCTAGATGTACATTACCGCACGCACACAGACGAGAGACCCTACAAATGCCAAATATGTAATAAATCGTTCAGGCGGTCTGCTCATCTATATGGCCATAATCGCACTCATACAGGCGAGAGACCTTACAAATGCCAAGTATGTCATAAATCGTTCCGGCAGTCTAATCAACTAGATGTACATTACCGCACGCACACAGACGAGAGACCCTACAAATGCAAAATCTGTGATCAATCGTTCCGGCAATCCCATCATCTAAATATTCATAAGCGCACGCATACAGGAGAGAGACCCTAA